Proteins encoded by one window of Manihot esculenta cultivar AM560-2 chromosome 10, M.esculenta_v8, whole genome shotgun sequence:
- the LOC110624113 gene encoding dual-specificity RNA methyltransferase RlmN isoform X1, translating into MAAKRSSGSIFDAPDLRREFEKVDISLNFIPFIWKYVIKNPNCKWDDIPNLPSAAYPLLHSKFRTLSSSLHSVVESNDGVTTKLLIRLQNGAFVEAVIMRYDTRLGKYGGKPRPGGLRSTLCVSSQVGCKMGCKFCATGSMGFKNNLSSGEIVEQLVHASYLSQIRNVVFMGMGEPLNNYAALVEAIHVMLGPPFQLSPKKITVSTVGVIHAINKLQKDVPGLNLAVSLHAPVQDIRCHIMPAARAFPLEKLMDALQVYQKNSQQKIFIEYIMLDGVNDEEQHAHQLGKLLENFEVVVNLIPFNPIGNLSEFRSSSEEKVSRFQIILRGVHNIRTTVRKQMGQDISGACGQLVVNLPDNSSINGLTDIEDLHLR; encoded by the exons ATGGCCGCAAAAAGGAGCTCTGGATCAATATTCGACGCTCCGGATCTCAGGAGAGAGTTTGAGAAAGTGGACATCAGTCTTAACTTCATCCCTTTCATTTGGAA GTACGTGATTAAGAACCCTAACTGTAAGTGGGATGATATACCCAATTTGCCCTCAGCTGCATACCCACTCCTGCATTCCAAGTTCAGAACTCTTTCTTCCAGTCTTCATTCTGTTGTTGAATCAAATGATGGGGTCACCACCAAGTTGCTTATTAGACTTCAG AATGGAGCTTTTGTGGAGGCTGTTATTATGAGATATGACACTCGTTTGGGAAAATATGGCGGAAAACCCCGTCCTGGTGGCCTAAGGTCAACTTTGTGCGTATCATCTCAG GTTGGTTGTAAAATGGGTTGCAAGTTTTGTGCTACTGGAAGCATGGGATTCAAAAACAATCTATCGTCAGGAGAAATTGTTGAACAGTTAGTCCATGCATCATACCTATCCCAAATACGGAATGTTGTTTTCATG GGAATGGGAGAACCATTGAATAATTATGCTGCTCTGGTAGAAGCAATTCATGTTATGCTGGGACCTCCATTTCAGCTGTCACCAAAGAAAATTACAGTGTCAACG GTAGGGGTTATCCATGCTATTAACAAGCTTCAGAAAGATGTTCCCGGTTTGAACTTGGCAGTTTCATTGCATGCTCCGGTTCAAGATATCCGCTGTCATATAATGCCAGCAGCTCGGGCTTTTCCTTTAGAAAAGCTTATGGATGCTCTGCAAGTGTATCAAAAAAACAG TCAGCAGAAAATTTTTATCGAGTACATAATGCTTGATGGGGTAAATGACGAGGAGCAACACGCCCATCAGCTTGGCAAGTTGCTAGAAAACTTTGAAGTG GTTGTGAACTTGATACCTTTCAACCCAATTGGTAATTTGAGTGAATTCAGAAGTAGTAGCGAGGAGAAAGTATCAAGATTCCAGATAATTCTAAGAGGAGTTCATAACATTCGGACAACAGTTCGGAAGCAAATGGGTCAGGACATAAGTGGTGCCTGTGGTCAGCTGGTCGTCAACTTACCTGATAACAGCTCCATTAATGGTCTCACTGACATTGAAGATCTTCATCTTCGATAG
- the LOC110624113 gene encoding dual-specificity RNA methyltransferase RlmN 1 isoform X2 gives MAAKRSSGSIFDAPDLRREFEKVDISLNFIPFIWKYVIKNPNCKWDDIPNLPSAAYPLLHSKFRTLSSSLHSVVESNDGVTTKLLIRLQNGAFVEAVIMRYDTRLGKYGGKPRPGGLRSTLCVSSQVGCKMGCKFCATGSMGFKNNLSSGEIVEQLVHASYLSQIRNVVFMGMGEPLNNYAALVEAIHVMLGPPFQLSPKKITVSTVGVIHAINKLQKDVPGLNLAVSLHAPVQDIRCHIMPAARAFPLEKLMDALQVYQKNSQQKIFIEYIMLDGVNDEEQHAHQLGKLLENFEVRNCKWHVWSVVSQTLIA, from the exons ATGGCCGCAAAAAGGAGCTCTGGATCAATATTCGACGCTCCGGATCTCAGGAGAGAGTTTGAGAAAGTGGACATCAGTCTTAACTTCATCCCTTTCATTTGGAA GTACGTGATTAAGAACCCTAACTGTAAGTGGGATGATATACCCAATTTGCCCTCAGCTGCATACCCACTCCTGCATTCCAAGTTCAGAACTCTTTCTTCCAGTCTTCATTCTGTTGTTGAATCAAATGATGGGGTCACCACCAAGTTGCTTATTAGACTTCAG AATGGAGCTTTTGTGGAGGCTGTTATTATGAGATATGACACTCGTTTGGGAAAATATGGCGGAAAACCCCGTCCTGGTGGCCTAAGGTCAACTTTGTGCGTATCATCTCAG GTTGGTTGTAAAATGGGTTGCAAGTTTTGTGCTACTGGAAGCATGGGATTCAAAAACAATCTATCGTCAGGAGAAATTGTTGAACAGTTAGTCCATGCATCATACCTATCCCAAATACGGAATGTTGTTTTCATG GGAATGGGAGAACCATTGAATAATTATGCTGCTCTGGTAGAAGCAATTCATGTTATGCTGGGACCTCCATTTCAGCTGTCACCAAAGAAAATTACAGTGTCAACG GTAGGGGTTATCCATGCTATTAACAAGCTTCAGAAAGATGTTCCCGGTTTGAACTTGGCAGTTTCATTGCATGCTCCGGTTCAAGATATCCGCTGTCATATAATGCCAGCAGCTCGGGCTTTTCCTTTAGAAAAGCTTATGGATGCTCTGCAAGTGTATCAAAAAAACAG TCAGCAGAAAATTTTTATCGAGTACATAATGCTTGATGGGGTAAATGACGAGGAGCAACACGCCCATCAGCTTGGCAAGTTGCTAGAAAACTTTGAAGTG CGGAACTGTAAATGGCATGTATGGTCAGTTGTCTCTCAAACTCTTATTGCTTAA